From one Dermacentor andersoni chromosome 1, qqDerAnde1_hic_scaffold, whole genome shotgun sequence genomic stretch:
- the LOC126543808 gene encoding snake venom vascular endothelial growth factor toxin-like — MRRLALPALVLSAVLCCAVSAPRRPANPASARAARHQEFVWREFACRAPQPRVQCLKELQPNDTRKFLPHCTILHRCAPDTGCCASEEQHCQVKTAQAVQLPFLVLHLDVSDGSSRYEPVTLVFDNHTECECRLRNEPIR, encoded by the exons ATGCGCCGCCTCGCGCTGCCAGCGCTGGTCCTGAGCGCTGTCCTGTGTTGCGCCGTGTCGGCGCCCCGCCGGCCGGCCAACCCGGCGTCGGCTAGGGCCGCGCGCCACCAGGAGTTCGTGTGGAGGGAGTTCGCCTGCCGCGCTCCGCAGCCGCGCGTCCAGTGCCTCAAGGAGCTGCAGCCTAACGACACCAGG AAGTTCTTGCCCCACTGCACCATCCTGCACCGGTGTGCGCCGGACACGGGCTGCTGCGCTTCCGAGGAGCAGCACTGCCAGGTGAAGACGGCGCAGGCGGTGCAGTTGCCCTTCCTGGTGCTGCACCTGGACGTCAGCGACGGTTCGTCGCGCTACGAGCCCGTCACGCTCGTCTTCGACAACCACACCGAGTGCGAGTGCCGCCTGCGCAACGAGCCCATCCGCTGA